A window of Perognathus longimembris pacificus isolate PPM17 chromosome 6, ASM2315922v1, whole genome shotgun sequence contains these coding sequences:
- the LOC125353565 gene encoding olfactory receptor 14J1-like has product MVLTNRTKVSGFFLMGFSENPHLQLLQAFLFLVMYLLALTSNFIIIIITTLDEQLQSPMYYFLKQLSILDASFISVTVPQSIDNSLMGNGYISYAQCLLQVFFFTSLGWAEVAILTVMSYDRYVAICFPLHYELIMDPRKCRSAVTAVWVSGGITGVLYMAVTLSLTFCKAKVIHQFFCDVPQIVKLSCSNDYLAVVGVDSLLTVAALACFISIAFSYIHIFSTVLRIPSTEGRSKVFSTCLPHLCVVSIYLSTSLCAYLKPTSDSSTTLDLLLSIFYTVIPPTLNPVIYSLRNETMKTAIQKLMLERDFTEKKLVFQCH; this is encoded by the coding sequence ATGGTTCTTACAAACAGAACCAAAGTAAGTGGATTTTTCCTCATGGGGTTTTCTGAGAATCCTCATCTGCAGCTCTTACAAGCTTTCCTGTTCTTGGTCATGTACCTTTTAGCCTTGACAAGcaacttcatcatcatcatcattacaaCACTGGATGAGCAGCTCCAGTCTCCCATGTATTACTTCCTGAAGCAACTTTCCATTCTGGATGCCTCATTCATCTCTGTCACCGTCCCCCAGTCCATTGACAATTCCCTCATGGGCAATGGCTATATTTCCTATGCTCAGTGCCTGCTCCAGGTTTTCTTCTTCACCTCTTTGGGCTGGGCTGAGGTGGCCATTCTCACCGTGATGTCTTATGACCGCTATGTAGCCATTTGCTTCCCACTGCACTATGAGCTCATCATGGATCCCAGAAAATGTAGGAGTGCTGTGACAGCTGTATGGGTAAGTGGAGGCATCACAGGAGTTTTGTATATGGCTGTCACATTGTCTCTCACATTCTGTAAAGCCAAAGTAATTCACCAGTTCTTCTGTGATGTCCCTCAAATTGTGAAGCTCTCCTGCTCCAATGATTACCTTGCAGTCGTTGGAGTGGATAGTCTCTTGACTGTGGCAGCCTTAGCCTGTTTCATCTCCATTGCCTTCTCCTACATCCACATTTTCTCCACAGTTCTAAGAATCCCCTCTACTGAAGGCCGATCTAAGGTCTTCTCCACCTGCCTGCCACACCTCTGTGTTGTCTCAATTTACCTCTCCACAAGCCTCTGTGCCTACCTCAAACCAACTTCAGACTCTTCAACTACCTTAGATCTTTTGCTATCTATCTTTTACAcagtaattcctccaacactcaACCCTGTTATCTACAGTCTGAGGAATGAGACAATGAAGACAGCTATACAGAAGTTAATGTTGGAGAGAGACTTCACTGAGAAAAAATTGGTTTTTCAATGCCATTGA
- the LOC125353566 gene encoding olfactory receptor 14J1-like, translating into MVLTNRTKVSGFLIMGFSENPDLQLLQAFLFLVTYLLALTSNFIIITITTLDEQLQSPMYYFLKQLSLLDASFISVTVPQSIVNSLTGNGYISYAQCVLQVFFFTSFAWAEVAILTVMSYDRYVAICYPLHYELLMDPRKCKRGVTAVWVSGGITGIMYTTATFSITFCNAKVIHEFFCDVPQIIKLSCSNDYLAVIGVNILIAVAGLACFISIAFSYIHIFSTVLRIPSAEGRSKVFSTCLPHLFVVSFFLSTGICAYLKPTSDSSTTLDLLLSIFYTVIPQALNPVIYSLRNETMKRAIQKLILDRDFTEKKMVFQCH; encoded by the coding sequence ATGGTTCTGACAAACAGAACCAAAGTAAGTGGATTCCTCATCATGGGGTTTTCTGAGAATCCTGATCTGCAGCTCTTACAAGCTTTCCTGTTCTTGGTGACGTACCTTTTGGCCTTGACAAGCaatttcatcatcatcaccatcacaacACTGGATGAGCAGCTCCAGTCTCCCATGTATTACTTCCTGAAGCAACTTTCCCTTCTGGATGCCTCATTCATCTCTGTCACCGTCCCCCAGTCCATTGTCAATTCCCTCACAGGCAACGGCTATATTTCTTATGCTCAGTGCGTGCTCCAGGTTTTCTTCTTCAcatcttttgcctgggctgaggTAGCCATTCTCACGGTGATGTCTTATGACCGCTATGTAGCCATTTGCTACCCACTGCACTATGAGCTCCTCATGGATCCCAGAAAATGTAAGAGAGGTGTGACAGCTGTTTGGGTAAGTGGAGGCATCACAGGAATCATGTACACAACTGCCACATTTTCTATTACATTCTGTAATGCCAAAGTAATTCATGAGTTCTTCTGCGATGTCCCTCAAATCATAAAGCTCTCCTGCTCCAATGATTACCTTGCAGTCATTGGAGTGAATATTCTCATAGCTGTGGCAGGCTTAGCCTGTTTCATCTCCATTGCCTTCTCCTACATCCACATATTCTCCACAGTTCTAAGAATCCCCTCTGCTGAAGGCCGATCTAAGGTCTTCTCCACCTGCCTGCCACACCTTTTTGTTGTCTCATTTTTCCTCTCCACAGGCATCTGTGCCTACCTCAAACCAACTTCAGACTCTTCAACTACCTTAGATCTTTTGCTATCTATCTTTTACACAGTAATTCCTCAAGCACTCAACCCTGTTATCTACAGTCTAAGGAATGAGACTATGAAGAGAGCTATCCAAAAGTTAATATTGGACAGAGActtcactgagaaaaaaatggtttttcAATGCCATTGA
- the LOC125353567 gene encoding olfactory receptor 14J1-like produces MLSRHSIATFTSGGQETNGTKGSGFLLMGFSENPHLQLLQAFLFLVIYLLALTSNFIIITITTLDEQLQSPMYYFLKQLSILDAYFISVTVPQSIGNSLMGNGYISYAQCVLQVFFFMALAWAEVAILTVMSYDRYVAICYPLHYELIMDPRKCRSAVTAVWVSGCISGIMYTTATLSLTFCKAKVIHQFFCDVPQIVKLSCSNDYLAVVGVNILMTVAALACFISIAFSYIHIFSTVLGIPSAEGRSKVFSTCLPHLCVVSIYLSTGICAYLKPTSDFSTTLDLLLSIFYTVIPQTLNPVIYSLRNETMKRAIQKLILDREFTERKMVFQCH; encoded by the exons ATGTTGTCACGACATTCCATAGCTACCTTTACATCTGGAGGACAGGAG ACCAATGGAACCAAAGGAAGTGGATTCCTCCTCATGGGATTTTCTGAGAATCCTCATCTGCAGCTCTTACAAGCTTTCCTGTTCTTGGTGATATACCTTTTGGCCTTGACAAGCAACttcatcattatcaccatcacaACATTGGATGAGCAGCTCCAGTCTCCCATGTATTACTTCCTGAAGCAACTTTCCATTCTGGATGCCTACTTCATCTCTGTCACCGTCCCCCAGTCCATTGGCAATTCCCTCATGGGCAATGGCTATATTTCCTATGCTCAGTGCGTGCTCCAGGTTTTCTTCTTCATGGCTTTGGCCTGGGCTGAGGTAGCCATTCTCACGGTGATGTCTTATGACCGCTATGTAGCCATTTGTTACCCACTGCATTATGAGCTCATCATGGACCCCAGAAAATGTAGGAGTGCTGTGACAGCTGTATGGGTAAGTGGATGCATCTCAGGAATCATGTACACAACTGCCACATTGTCTCTCACATTCTGTAAAGCCAAAGTAATTCACCAATTCTTCTGTGATGTCCCTCAGATCGTGAAGCTCTCCTGCTCCAATGATTACCTTGCAGTCGTTGGAGTGAATATACTCATGACTGTGGCAGCCTTAGCGTGTTTCATCTCCATTGCCTTCTCATACATCCACATATTCTCCACAGTTCTAGGAATCCCCTCTGCTGAAGGCCGATCTAAGGTCTTCTCCACCTGCCTGCCACACCTCTGTGTTGTCTCAATTTACCTCTCCACAGGCATTTGTGCATACCTCAAACCAACTTCAGACTTTTCAACTACCTTAGATCTTTTGCTATCTATCTTTTACACAGTAATTCCTCAAACACTCAATCCTGTTATCTACAGTCTGAGAAATGAGACAATGAAGAGAGCTATCCAAAAGTTAATATTGGACAGAGAATTTACTGAGAGAAAAATGGTTTTTCAATGCCATTGA